The Sedimentibacter sp. zth1 DNA segment AAAATTAGAATTAAGAGTAAGCGAAAGTATATAATTTCATTTTCACTTATGATATTACTTTCACTAATTCCGGTATTTATTGTTTTCCCATTATTTGTTAATGCCAATGCTACTGATATAGCAACTTCACAGTTTGAGGGACAGGGTGTGCATGCGTTAATTCCTGCGTTAATTTGGTCATTTTTGCAGACAGGATTATCAGAGGAACTATTCTTTAGAGGTTTTTTGACGAAAAGACTTATAAATAAATTTGGATTTCAAATTGGTAATGGAATTCAAGGTTTATTGTTTGGATTAATGCATGGAATCTTTTTTATTGAAATAGTTGGAGTAGTGGAAACAATAATAATTATCTTATTAACTGGTATATCAGGATGGCTGATGGGATGGATAAATGAAAAGCAATCAAATGGTTCTATTATATCAAGTTGGATATTACATGGTTGTGGTAATATCATTGCTTCTATTGCAGTAATGTTTAATCTTATCTAGCTATTGTATAAAACAAGTTAAATATCAAATTGAATATAAAATGGGGTGAGAAGTACTATGAAAAACAATATTTCTAAGTATGATAGAAAACTAAAAATTGTACGCTGGATTGCTCGTGTAATAGGTTCGTTATCAACAGCATTTTTTCTTTTTATGATTATTGGAGATCTAATGTTTATTTCTGAACCTTATACATTAGAAGGAGTAATGGTAGTAGGTTTTGCAATTGTATTGACGGTGGGTGTTTTAATTGCCTGGTGGAAAGAAGGTATAGGAGGAGTTATTTTAACAATTAGTGCTATAGCATTTGCAATGTTTATTTACTTTACTGCAGGAAGATACAAGGTCTTAGCATCGGTGTTAATAAGTTCACCTTTTTTGATATCTGGGGTGTTATTTCTGATAACTAGACATAAAAAATAAGGTGACGGTATGGACAATACAGACAAAACAAATCGTAATAAAATTTTTAATATTTTCAATTTTCATCCCTTTTAAATTTAATAAATTATTGGTAGAATTAGATAGCACTTATATCAAAACTCCTTTCTGTTTGGTTTAGTCAACTAACATTATAGCAGTTTTGAATCATAAGTGCCTTTTTTTATATACTAGGAAAGTTCTACTTCTAGTATATAAAAAACGAGGATTGCAAAGGACGGGACGTCCTTGTCTTTAAGAGGGGTGCTCAATAAAAATGCTTATGAAGTAGGCATTTTTACGGCGAAGAGGGACATAGGTCCCCATAGCGGAGTTGCGTAGCAACTTTTTTAATAAATACAATAAATAGTTATTGACATATGTCAAAAACCTTGTATAATGAAATTATAAATAACATATGTCAAAAACTATTGGGAGGTGATATATATGCCAAGAGGTGATGGAACCGGTCCTGCAGGTACAGGCAGAGGTAGCGGTTTAAGCCGAAAAAGTGCAACTGGGACTGGAAGAGGAAGAATGGGAGGTCCTGTAAGTGCAGGTCCCCAAGGATATTGTGTGTGTCCAAACTGTGGTGAAAAAGTAAAACACCTACGCGCGGAGCCTTGTACAAGTTTGAAGTGCCCGAAATGTGGTGCGTTAATGGTTAGAAAGTGATTAAAGATAAGGAGAATATTATTATGCCAAGAAGAGATGGAACGGGTCCTATGGGACAAGGAGCAATAACAGGAAGAGGTTTAGGATTTTGTACTGGAGTTAATGTTGGTAGATACGGTGTAAGAGGTTTTGGTCGTGGATATAAACGAGGAATAGGGCTTGGTATGGGATTAGGGCTTGGTATGGGATTAGGCATTGGATGCAGAAGAGGTTTTGGAAGATATTTTAGAGGTCAATTCTCCGGCTCGACTGACAAAGAAATACTGTCAGAACATAAAGAACTGCTTCAAAATAGACTGAATATAATCAGTGAACAGCTAGACAACCTGTCAGAGGATGATAAATAATAGGGGATTATCCCCTATTATTTTCATTATGCAAGAATTTATTAAGAGGTTGACATTCTGAAACTGGTTGGTATAAACTAATTTATTATATGTTGAAGCAATTTCTGCCTTGAGCGAAACGAAAGGAAAGGTTATAATTATGTACAAAAATGATACGGTTTTTTATCCACAAGATGAAATGACCACTTTTTTATTACCGGTAACATTAGGATGTCCATATAACAAATGCGCATTTTGTTCTATGTATAAAGACTATAAATACGGTGAGGTTCCATTTTCGGATATAGAAATGCAATTACTAAATGGATATATCTATACTGAAAAAGTATTTTTGATAGGTGCAGATCCTATGTCAATAGGATTTGACAAAATGAAGCGATTATTAGATATGATACACCAGCATTTGCCGTATTGTGCGTGCGTGGCTTCATATGCGTCCATTAAGAGCATTGCCAAATATTCGGTTGAGAAACTATCCATTCTTCATGATGCGGGGCTTAGATTGCTTTATATCGGTTTTGAAACAGGTAGAGATGATATTCTAAAATTGATGAATAAAGGTCATACAGTAAATGAAGCAATTAAACAAGCAAAGAAACTTAATGAAGCAAAACTACCATTTAATTCTATTATTATGTATGGAATAGCTGGTGAAGGCGAATCTGTAAATAACGCAGTTGCAACTGCTAAAATGATTAATCATTTTATAACAAATAAAGTTATTACCATGAACCTAACAGTCTTTCACGGAACGGAGCTAAATAGCATGGTAAAAAGAGGTGATTTTATTTCTCCAAATCAAAAAGAACGATTAGTAGAAATAAGAACACTTTTAGAAAATCTCAAACCTAAGCAACCAATGATATTTGATACAACACATCCAACAAATATAATTAAGATAAAAGGTACATTGTCACAAGATAAAGAAAGATTAATAGATGAAGTAACAAATTATATAAAAGTTTTGTAATAAATGATAAAAAGCTTGGCATAAATTTATGCTGAGCTTTTTTTGTGGCTCTTTGTCAATAGTTGACAAACTTCTACAAAAATTGTAAAGTTAAACAATAAAGTGAATAATTTATTAATGAATAATGTATGAATTAAGGTGAATGTTATGCAGAATACAAAAAGTTGTATAAAGATATTTTGTAAGAAATCTTCAAAGAATCTCATTTTAGGAATAATAATTAATATAATTGGCTTGTTTTTTACTATTACACAAGCAACGATTTTGAAAAAGATAATATCAATGGCTACCGATGGAAACCCAAATGATATAATATTTGATTCTTGTATATTAATTTCAATTGTTTTAGTATGCAGGATAATAATCTATTTTCTTGATATCAAGAAGAAACAGCTTATTGAGTGTAATAAACAAGAATGTAGAAACCTAACAGTTGAAAAGTTTCTTATGCAACCTTTAAAAAATCTCTATACCTTTAAACAAAGTGATTCAAAAGAAAAGTTAGATGATGATTTCAGAAATGTTTATGCTAAACTCAACAATCATCTGCCTAATATGATATCTGGTATATTGGCAATTTTGGTTTATGCTATATTAATAGCAAGATTAAATGTAAGTCTAGTATTAATTATGATTATAATAGCTGTTACTCAAGTTATACCACCCTTATTTAGCAAGTATTTTGCAGCAAAGTTCTATATAGAAGATAGGGAAGCTGAAGCAGAACTCTCAGAATGTGTTATTGCAGCATATAAGGGTAATGCAACAATAAAGCTATATAATCTTTATGAATGGTTTAAGAAAAAAATTAGCACTGCCAATAAAAAATCGGAAATGGTCGGAAGGCGTTCTACTACTGCCTTTCAGGCGGATAAAGCAGTACAGAAACTCATTAATAACATACTTAATATTGTCACTTATATGGTCGTGGGCTTTTATATTCTACATAAACATATTAGCATAGATGAAGGTGTGTACGTTATAGCATTAGCTACAAGCTTCTATATTGAATTTAATAAAGTATTCAATTTAATACCTGAGTTTTCAGTATTGAAAAAAGCTGCACAGCGTATAGATGAATGGTTTTTAACTGAACCTAATAGTGTTGATATGGCATCATTTAATAAAGTAAATGTTATAAATGTTAGTAAAAATTATGGTGAAAAGCAAGTTTTTAAAGATGTTTCATTCAACCTGTCTTCTGACAAAATTTCATTTATTTGCGGTGAAAATGGATGTGGAAAATCTACCTTGTTAAAAATGATGGTCGGATTGATTAATTGCTCAAAAGGTAAGATATCCTATGATGGGTTTGACCCCTGCTTTGTATCAGAACAATCATTGCTAAAACACATCAATTATCTTAAACAAAGTGATCCTGTTTTAACTATAACATCATATGAAATGTTCAAGATGATTGATGAAGTAAGAATAGATAATACGATGGAAATAGCTAGAAAATTTGGTCTAAATGATGATGAAATCAAAAATCAGATGATAACGGAGTTATCGGGTGGTCAAAAGAAAAAAGTTTATCTTTCAATTGTTCTTAGTAATGATGATAAGTTTTTGTTATTAGATGAACCGACGAATTCCTTAGATAAAGATGGAATTGAAGTTCTAAAAGAATTATTAAAGAAACGTAAAAAAGGGGCTATCATTGTTACCCATGATGACGATATGATGAACTTAGCTGATAAAGTAGTTTCCATGGATTAGATAGGAGTCGTGAATATGAAGAAAACAATAAATAAAGATGTTTTTAGATGGATGATTATACCGATTATATCAGATATAATCAGTAATGTTAGTGTTAGCGTTATAGCAGTTAAAATAGCTGAGTATCTAGGTTCAATGACTGATGCAGTTTTTATGCTTGATTTTTCTACGTTTAATAATGGAATTAAGAAACTTATATTTTACATGGTTCTTAATTTATTGTTAATTCCGCTAATTAGTATCATTAATGATTTCATTTTCATTAGATTTGGTACAAAAAGCGATGATGAAATGTGTACTAAAATCCCTTGTTGGGAGTATCATAAACTCATGCAAATTCCTGAAGGTGAGATATCATATAGGCTTGAGGAAGAGTTGTGTGAATTTAGGGTAAGATATGCTGCTACTATATCAAACATAATTTCAATCCCTATAATTGCGATATACTTATTCAATTGTTCGGAGCAGCTCGGATGGCTTTATACATTAATTGCACTTGTAGTTTCTGCATTAAAATTAATAATTCCGTTTGCGACTAAAAATGTTTCTGTAGCTTATGATAAGAGCAGTCGTGAATATGGAAGCAAGGTCAAAAATGAATTAATTGAAATATCAGAGAATGCATGTGATATCAAATTACTTGGTATTGAAAAAGCATATTTTAAAAAACTGAATAAATTATTTAAGGATTATTTTAATAAAGTACAAAAGAAGGACATTAAATTAAAATCAGCTTCGGATGGAGGAAAGGCACTACTAGCCATACTTTCGAAATTGATTGTTATCCTTGTAGGGTGCTACCTAGTAGCTAATGGAAATATTACGGCAGGCTGTATTGTAATAATGATGAATTATCAAAGCATTTATGATGATTTAATGAACAAATTAAGTTCTGTTATTACTGGGATTCCTTCTTTAAAAATGCAATCTAAAAGACTTGGTATTTTCTATGATGAAGCAGAAAGTATGGATGGAGATAATATTGGAAAAGAATTTAAGATAATTGCGGATCAACTTAGCTTTGACTATGATGGAAAAGTAGTTTTTAATAATCTTTCTTTTAATATCAAATCTAAAGATAAAATTGCCATATGTGGAAAAAACGGAAGTGGAAAATCAACTTTATTTAAAATTATATGTGGATTGGAAAAAAACTATAAAGGAAGCATAAAGGTCAATAATGTTGAAATGCAAGATGCAAATATTGTAGATTGGAGAAATAGAATATCAGTAGTTTTTCAGGAACCATATTTATTTAGTGGTACAGTAGATGAAAACATAGGATTAGGAAACTTAAATGCTTCTGAAACTGAAATAGAGGATGTCATGGAGAAAACTGGCATTA contains these protein-coding regions:
- a CDS encoding CPBP family intramembrane glutamic endopeptidase; translated protein: MNLLISAITQIIFLLIIPFVWWAITDRKQSSFFNWIGLKKIRIKSKRKYIISFSLMILLSLIPVFIVFPLFVNANATDIATSQFEGQGVHALIPALIWSFLQTGLSEELFFRGFLTKRLINKFGFQIGNGIQGLLFGLMHGIFFIEIVGVVETIIIILLTGISGWLMGWINEKQSNGSIISSWILHGCGNIIASIAVMFNLI
- a CDS encoding DUF5320 domain-containing protein produces the protein MPRRDGTGPMGQGAITGRGLGFCTGVNVGRYGVRGFGRGYKRGIGLGMGLGLGMGLGIGCRRGFGRYFRGQFSGSTDKEILSEHKELLQNRLNIISEQLDNLSEDDK
- a CDS encoding radical SAM protein, which encodes MYKNDTVFYPQDEMTTFLLPVTLGCPYNKCAFCSMYKDYKYGEVPFSDIEMQLLNGYIYTEKVFLIGADPMSIGFDKMKRLLDMIHQHLPYCACVASYASIKSIAKYSVEKLSILHDAGLRLLYIGFETGRDDILKLMNKGHTVNEAIKQAKKLNEAKLPFNSIIMYGIAGEGESVNNAVATAKMINHFITNKVITMNLTVFHGTELNSMVKRGDFISPNQKERLVEIRTLLENLKPKQPMIFDTTHPTNIIKIKGTLSQDKERLIDEVTNYIKVL
- a CDS encoding ABC transporter ATP-binding protein, which translates into the protein MQNTKSCIKIFCKKSSKNLILGIIINIIGLFFTITQATILKKIISMATDGNPNDIIFDSCILISIVLVCRIIIYFLDIKKKQLIECNKQECRNLTVEKFLMQPLKNLYTFKQSDSKEKLDDDFRNVYAKLNNHLPNMISGILAILVYAILIARLNVSLVLIMIIIAVTQVIPPLFSKYFAAKFYIEDREAEAELSECVIAAYKGNATIKLYNLYEWFKKKISTANKKSEMVGRRSTTAFQADKAVQKLINNILNIVTYMVVGFYILHKHISIDEGVYVIALATSFYIEFNKVFNLIPEFSVLKKAAQRIDEWFLTEPNSVDMASFNKVNVINVSKNYGEKQVFKDVSFNLSSDKISFICGENGCGKSTLLKMMVGLINCSKGKISYDGFDPCFVSEQSLLKHINYLKQSDPVLTITSYEMFKMIDEVRIDNTMEIARKFGLNDDEIKNQMITELSGGQKKKVYLSIVLSNDDKFLLLDEPTNSLDKDGIEVLKELLKKRKKGAIIVTHDDDMMNLADKVVSMD
- a CDS encoding ATP-binding cassette domain-containing protein → MKKTINKDVFRWMIIPIISDIISNVSVSVIAVKIAEYLGSMTDAVFMLDFSTFNNGIKKLIFYMVLNLLLIPLISIINDFIFIRFGTKSDDEMCTKIPCWEYHKLMQIPEGEISYRLEEELCEFRVRYAATISNIISIPIIAIYLFNCSEQLGWLYTLIALVVSALKLIIPFATKNVSVAYDKSSREYGSKVKNELIEISENACDIKLLGIEKAYFKKLNKLFKDYFNKVQKKDIKLKSASDGGKALLAILSKLIVILVGCYLVANGNITAGCIVIMMNYQSIYDDLMNKLSSVITGIPSLKMQSKRLGIFYDEAESMDGDNIGKEFKIIADQLSFDYDGKVVFNNLSFNIKSKDKIAICGKNGSGKSTLFKIICGLEKNYKGSIKVNNVEMQDANIVDWRNRISVVFQEPYLFSGTVDENIGLGNLNASETEIEDVMEKTGIRYLCGKEIKYDTEELSGGEKQRISIARALLKNTDILLLDEPSNNLDCKAIEWLSNFIAQTKKTIIFITHDTNLMKISNYCINMNENLEDSEQTIKTV